The following nucleotide sequence is from Malania oleifera isolate guangnan ecotype guangnan chromosome 4, ASM2987363v1, whole genome shotgun sequence.
GCTACTGTATGAAGGCTGTTTAGAGCtgtgtgttggtttcttggggcCATGTCTAAGTCTCTTACTCTCGTGGAGCAGTGGCAGCGCTAATACATTGATTTTGTAGGACTGTGGCAGTGCTATGTCCAATTttttgtgacttgttcatggttgAATCAGCGGTTGACTCGTTTGTGTTTGTTTTAGTTGGTCCGGAAGTTCACTTGTGGTTGTTTCATGAACTTCAGTTGGTTTTGAAGTTCACTTTCGGAATCCCAAAAGCATTTTGTTCATTGTGTATTTCTGATTTGCTGCTGTATCAAGGTTGTGTGTGAGTTGGGATGGCATTCTCAAATCCCAAAAGTGTGTTTCCATCGTCAGGCATTCATTCATGCTAAAAGAATACTATAACTATCtcaaaggaagagtattcaaggttcctacAATATCAAGCATCCCAagaagcatctcatcacattgcctCTTTTGTTCAAAAAGGTAATTTCACAGTTGTATGTCATCTGGTATCTCTCCCACTAATCCTCGGATTATCGACTCTGCTACTATTGATTGTATGAGAGGTGTAAACAACTTCTTTTCTACcctccaatatcctaaaaatctacctcatgtTACCATTGCTTATGTGTCCACAACTACAATTAAGGgaataggaacagtaaatcctactccctccacCTCTCTTTCTTTTGCACATTCCTAAGtcccctttcaatctcatgttgGTTAGGAAGCTTAAAAAGGCACTAAATTGTTTTGTAACCTTATTTCCTAATTCTATGGTTATTCAGAATCTAAAGATGAGGAAGATAATTGGCACAAGACGTGAGGCtcatggactttactactttgagtcgctcTCTTCCCTCATTGCCTGTACAATTGCtactacaccacttcaaatccattgttccCTAGGTCAGCTGTCCTTGGAagaaacagctagttcctacctTAAATTTTGTGTCTAGTTTTGAGTGTGAGTCCCGTCAATTTGGAAAACATCATTGTGTTTTTTTGCTTCTTAGGTCAACAAACAGGCTGATAGTCCTTTCATGCTCGTCCACATCTGATGTTTGGTGTCCTAGTCATGTCACATCAAAATTGTGGTATtagtactttgttacatttttCAATGACTACTTCAGGATGATTTGGTTGTATATAATGAAAGATCTTTctaagttgtttaatatctttctGTTCTccaataaagactcaatttgatatgccaaTCAAGATACTTCGTAGTGATCTATTCAACTTAATGAGAAATTAGAATGAATTCTAATAGGGACATTAGTTGCTATTAATGTTATCATATCCATTACCAAATTAGAATGAACCAGAAGGGGCCACATACAAAAGGGACAAAGTGCAATTAAGAAGTAAAATGAGGTTAAATACATAAGATGCATAAGTGATAAAATGGGAATAAGGAGAAGTGGAGAACTCCAATTATGATTGGCATAGGGACCAAGAGGTGGCTATAAAATTCTAGCTGGGGGGTGGCCACAAACTAACACTCGTTGGCTGCTTCagccaactctctctctctctcttctactccCTTTTATGTCAAGAGTGTGTGAAGGTGTGTGTTTAAAGAGCTTCTTGATTGTAAATGTTCCATGTGGATACATTTAAAGCTCGGGCACTGGTGCATATAAAAGAACAACAAAGCCACGTTAGCTCCAATTATTTGTATTCTCCTAAATCTTGATTTATGCATGCTTTCTGCTGCATGTTGTTGCATGCTAAGTAGTCTTACACTAACAACTTCGGGTAACTTTCTTAAACCAGAGTCTCAAAGCAGAAATCCAAGAACTTATTCACCCAACGAGGATTGAGGCCTCTGTTTAGACAATCATGCTTTTAATAATGTAATTGCACAAACAAATGCACACTAAGATGATGATAAATTTATAGGTTGCAATTGCATTATTACCTGAGAAGAGAAATTCCTGAATGGCTCAATTTCAGATGATGAAAGCAAGTTCTCTTTAGTAACCAAATTAGGAAACAAGTTGGTCAAGACAGCCAACCTTGATCTCCCACCATATATGTGTGCACCAGCCAGAAATATATGTGTCTTGCGTCTGAAACCAAGAGCAGCGAGCATGAGTACTGCTTCTTCAGGTGTCAATGGACATAGCCCTTCAGATCTAAGTTCTGCTGGAGAAGGTAACCTTCAAGATGTTGAAAAATCTCCTTAGATGATATTGCAAAATAAACAGAACTGGTAAATAAATGTCAACCCCCCACCCAACAAAAAACACATACTTAGCAGTCCTTTTCAGGAGTGTCAATGCAGGGAAATGCATTTCACGATATGCTTCCAACTCCCGTCTCTCTTCTTCGCCCCCACCAAAATCACACAAAGAATGTGCTGCCATGTCTATTTCAAACCTTAGATGTAGAGACAAGTATCTAATATTTTTTGCAGCATGACCCTTCTTTGCCCTCTTAGCCGGTTCAGCAAATGGTCCAATGAGATAATGATCCAACAGTCCAGAGTGAGGCGCATGCTGACGCATCCTTTCAAGAAGCAAAGCACCAGTTTCTTGTATTTTGGGAATAAATTTCAATGCATGAAAATTACATCTGCATCGAAGTCTCTATATGTCGTTCCTCAAATAGGAAACAAGGTACAAATGAGGAGCACATAAAACTAAGGATGaacaaatgaaaatgagaatatgataaagTTTAGCACCCCCATAAGTTTATAATGAACTGATGGTAACATGTCAAATGTCAGGGATTTACCTGCAACTGAAATGGTATTGGGTCAAATGCCAAACGGTTCCCAAAACCAATAAAATGGACAACTCTATTTTGACGCAGCACAGGAAGAATATTTTTCAGGTAAAAACTTGGCTTGGCCTCTTTCCTAATATCTGCATCCGTTATCTGAGACAGTAGTTCAACAATTAATGCATTCAAACACATAAATGATGCACACTCACAGAAGATTAATCAAAAGCAATCCATAATTGGTTTATTTAAGAAACTCACAACACTACCAATAGCCTCCAAATCTAATGACTGCAGCTCCTTTGGAAGTTCCTTCACTATCCGAATATCAAGTTTCAAATAGTCAATAAAATGCTCCTCCTGATAGATATCCCCGAATTGACTAAGAAATTGTAGAATTTGATAGTCATTTTCTCATGTGAACCAAATGATATTTTAACCAACCATATcataaaaaataatcaaacagCATGATTTTTAAACTGATGCCCTCTACTGTAAGTCAGAATCAACTGATACCAATACTATTAAGTATAACATTCTTCATAATGATGTAAATGCAACAGTAAATTAGTCAgtgtgtgacctggaggtcacgggttcgaggcgtggaaacagcctcttacGAAAATGTAAagtaaggctgcatactatagacccattgtggtccaccccttccctAGAACCCCCATATGACGGAGCTTTATGTACTGGGCTGccctttcttttaaaaaaataaaatgcagtTTTTCTGATGGGGTGATAAGAAAATATAACATATAGGCACAGATGGAGACAGATATATAGAGAAAAGGTGCAAAAGTAAAGAAATATGTTACCTCACATCGTTCCAGACACTACTGTATAAAAATTTGGGAAGTACAAGAGTAGAACTAAATAACCGAGCAATAACAACAGCATTGCAGACCTGTTGCAAAATCAGAGTAGATTCCGAGATGAGAGAAAATTGCAATCTAATATTCATTGAAATGCAACATCACAAATCAAACATAACCAATAACAAAGCACAAATTTCACAGAATACTCACAGCAATACGCTGCTGGTTTATCCCACCATTTGCACTAACCATAATGTATCTATTGTTCCCTGCAaaccagaaaagaaaagaaagaaagaaaaaaaaaaaaaggtatgtgAAAAGCCACTTAATGCACATGAAGCATGAAgccttggagagagagagagtcaccaCTAGGTTTCCAGTTACGCTGTTCAGCACAAGGTCTCCATGCAGAAGCAGAAGCCAGTGGCTCCAACCATAAATCCTTGGGCTCAGGTTTATTCTGTCCAAGTAAGTGGAATGCAAGAAATGAAAAGATGCAGTGATTGTGTCCCAGTGAATGAAATTACGTCTTTAGCTGCAACAACTGTAGGA
It contains:
- the LOC131154046 gene encoding O-fucosyltransferase 15-like yields the protein MASPCDLSNLQDDSNLKLVSDPQHEVEAEVSRLHDIRVAGRTSSHGRSLSATPRSRASSPRSFWDNGFGSVPNRFSDSHGGSRSSRSAFSKIVWFPGEQKQIMKRSAWYRLALIGVLVFFLLVNWWMLLSIEDNSAPKGGFVYANSSLVQGKLRKIGKGKKQQNVIYGRLLALAAHALAENKPEPKDLWLEPLASASAWRPCAEQRNWKPSGNNRYIMVSANGGINQQRIAVCNAVVIARLFSSTLVLPKFLYSSVWNDVSQFGDIYQEEHFIDYLKLDIRIVKELPKELQSLDLEAIGSVITDADIRKEAKPSFYLKNILPVLRQNRVVHFIGFGNRLAFDPIPFQLQRLRCRCNFHALKFIPKIQETGALLLERMRQHAPHSGLLDHYLIGPFAEPAKRAKKGHAAKNIRYLSLHLRFEIDMAAHSLCDFGGGEEERRELEAYREMHFPALTLLKRTAKLPSPAELRSEGLCPLTPEEAVLMLAALGFRRKTHIFLAGAHIYGGRSRLAVLTNLFPNLVTKENLLSSSEIEPFRNFSSQLAALDFIGSTAADAFAMTDSGSQFSALVSGYRIYYGGGRMPTIRPNKRRLANIFLKNNTIEWRVFEQRVRKAIRQTKRAKERPVARSVYRHPRCKECMCFAD